In one Notolabrus celidotus isolate fNotCel1 chromosome 1, fNotCel1.pri, whole genome shotgun sequence genomic region, the following are encoded:
- the si:dkey-195m11.8 gene encoding fidgetin: MLSPVTPYSLLKMHWSPEHAAPLSQWPEQHLDVTSTTSPPSSHKHDPYSTAARRGYAPAGYPWASDDISALTASSLLKRYAEKYSGLELSYDRPATGVYSEPGSFLKTESEPWALGQSMECYPGLEALTGTKVGTASVGIPATGSVTVVSSNLATESGYSGAGSCSTPSSQEYPPAYNTTYLSSGYCPQPSGALPPAPLHSLQAAPTLVPSYSASTPVYNYPPGCYPQASLSSGYSHPSASYLPSGISAPTPLAPRPTMVGGSYSYPSHSLGGVSEAGLPMKRKAFEMAEEGQEGAEVEGSRYRKYGNGHGNSHSKGHGNGNGNGFDTSSSASDSQSYKSGKPLMSPPYGSARDYSPPSGLAGESVSGDHNFPQQQRMPMKIPATHTRSEDPSGGR, translated from the coding sequence GTCTGTTGAAGATGCACTGGTCTCCGGAGCACGCAGCCCCCTTATCTCAGTGGCCTGAGCAGCACCTAGATGTCACCTCTACCACCTCGCCGCCATCTTCCCACAAACATGATCCCTATTCTACAGCTGCTCGCCGCGGCTATGCCCCTGCAGGTTATCCATGGGCTAGTGATGACATATCAGCCCTTACTGCTTCGTCTTTGCTCAAACGCTATGCTGAGAAGTACTCAGGCTTGGAGTTGTCCTATGATCGCCCAGCTACAGGGGTCTACTCAGAGCCTGGGTCTTTCCTGAAAACTGAATCTGAGCCCTGGGCTCTGGGTCAGAGTATGGAGTGTTACCCTGGACTGGAGGCATTAACAGGCACCAAAGTAGGCACAGCATCTGTGGGCATCCCAGCCACAGGAAGTGTGACAGTTGTGAGCAGTAACTTGGCAACTGAGTCAGGCTACAGTGGCGCTGGCTCTTGCAGTACCCCGTCATCTCAGGAATACCCTCCTGCCTACAACACCACTTACTTGTCCTCAGGATATTGCCCTCAGCCAAGTGGAGCACTTCCCCCTGCCCCTCTGCACTCTTTGCAGGCTGCACCCACTCTAGTGCCCAGCTACAGCGCCAGCACTCCTGTCTACAACTACCCTCCAGGTTGCTATCCCCAAGCCAGCCTATCCTCTGGATACAGCCACCCCAGTGCCTCCTATCTGCCCTCTGGGATTAGTGCACCCACTCCTCTGGCCCCTAGGCCTACCATGGTGGGGGGCAGCTATAGCTACCCATCACACAGCCTTGGAGGGGTGTCTGAAGCTGGGTTGCCAATGAAACGCAAGGCCTTTGAGATGGCAGAAGAAGGACAGGAGGGAGCAGAGGTGGAAGGATCACGCTACAGAAAGTATGGCAACGGCCATGGAAACAGTCATAGCAAAGGCCACGGCAACGGGAATGGCAATGGCTTTGATACAAGCAGCTCTGCCTCAGATTCACAGTCCTACAAATCTGGAAAGCCCCTGATGTCACCCCCTTATGGGAGTGCAAGGGATTACAGCCCTCCATCAGGCCTAGCAGGAGAAAGTGTGTCCGGGGATCACAACTTTCCTCAGCAACAGAGAATGCCAATGAAGATACCTGCGACGCATACACGATCTGAGGACCCCAGTGGAGGCCGTTGA